In the genome of Desulfuromonas sp. DDH964, one region contains:
- a CDS encoding AEC family transporter: protein MLFVQVILPVFLIILAGFTLEKVARPDFKTLTDCSLYLFTPALVFSSLMRQELHLELAGNLFFFMLIYTAALWILSTVVSRLLHFDGDTRSALALTTVVMNVGNYGLPLAYFAFGDQGLTVSVLTFVMFNLPLGTIAIVIAQGSKAPIGAALANTLRIPIFHGVLLAIFIKALGWDLPTTLLRPFELLGQAAIPLMLVLLGMQLARTRTLVQPLFLTLSSCLRLVVAPLLAWVITSLLGIHGLPRAVVILQTSTSSAVLPLLYAVRFGTRPDLVASAIFVSTLLSAATLTVLLYLLR, encoded by the coding sequence ATGCTCTTCGTTCAGGTCATTCTGCCGGTTTTTCTCATCATCCTGGCCGGCTTCACCCTCGAAAAAGTCGCCCGGCCGGACTTCAAAACTCTCACCGACTGTTCCCTCTATCTCTTCACCCCGGCCCTGGTTTTTTCTTCCCTGATGCGCCAGGAACTCCATCTGGAACTGGCCGGGAATCTTTTTTTCTTCATGCTCATCTACACTGCAGCCCTGTGGATCCTGAGCACGGTCGTCTCCCGCCTGCTCCATTTTGACGGCGACACCCGTAGCGCCCTGGCCCTGACCACCGTCGTCATGAATGTCGGCAACTACGGCCTCCCCCTCGCCTACTTCGCCTTCGGCGACCAGGGCCTGACCGTCTCGGTCCTAACCTTCGTGATGTTCAACCTTCCCCTCGGCACCATCGCCATCGTCATCGCTCAGGGGAGCAAGGCTCCCATTGGCGCTGCCTTGGCCAATACCCTGCGTATCCCGATCTTTCATGGGGTGCTGCTGGCGATCTTCATAAAAGCTCTCGGCTGGGACCTCCCCACTACACTGTTGCGCCCGTTTGAGCTCCTCGGCCAGGCCGCCATCCCCCTGATGCTCGTGCTTCTCGGCATGCAACTGGCCCGCACCAGAACCCTGGTCCAGCCTCTCTTTTTGACCCTTTCCTCCTGCCTGCGCCTGGTTGTCGCGCCACTTCTCGCCTGGGTTATCACCTCTCTGCTCGGCATCCACGGCCTGCCGCGAGCTGTCGTGATCCTGCAGACCAGTACCTCTTCCGCGGTCCTCCCCCTCCTTTACGCCGTCCGCTTCGGTACCCGGCCCGACCTGGTGGCGAGCGCCATTTTCGTCTCCACGCTCCTCAGTGCAGCAACGCTTACCGTTCTTCTCTACCTCCTGCGCTAA
- a CDS encoding MlaD family protein: MTLTTEQKVGLFFLAALVVLAVMIELVEDWRPFETQVNYHTFFRSAVGIKVGDPVRLAGVEVGRIRSIRLEGPRVRVDFYVVSGTDIRQDSLASIRQMNLLGGQFLGLEFGSPASPQLAGDAEIPSVEGANIDQLITHLDQNQERVFGTLGHLIEESRTSFVNAVARLESIAEKIDSGAGSLGRLVNDPTLYDELTLAVSNVKQVVERLEKGEGSLGRLLNDPTLYDQVSQVAANLQEVSSRLRAGEGSLGKLLVEDRFYNDASDAFASIRDISGKISRGEGTLGKLVNEEDVYRDTREAIARIASIAAKIDEGSGTLGHLVNDDDLYRDAKTTLHKVEKAADGLSDSGTVSALGTVIGTLF, translated from the coding sequence ATGACCCTGACTACCGAACAGAAGGTCGGGCTCTTTTTTCTGGCGGCGCTGGTCGTTCTGGCTGTCATGATCGAATTGGTTGAAGACTGGAGACCCTTCGAGACCCAGGTCAATTACCATACCTTTTTCCGTTCCGCGGTCGGGATCAAGGTCGGTGACCCGGTTCGCCTGGCTGGCGTCGAAGTCGGCCGGATCCGCTCCATCCGCCTCGAAGGTCCGCGGGTCAGGGTCGATTTCTACGTGGTTTCCGGCACCGATATCCGCCAGGACTCCCTGGCATCGATTCGCCAGATGAATCTTTTGGGGGGGCAGTTTCTCGGCCTCGAGTTCGGATCCCCCGCGAGTCCGCAACTCGCCGGTGACGCTGAAATTCCCTCCGTGGAAGGGGCGAATATCGACCAGCTTATCACCCATCTTGACCAGAACCAGGAGCGCGTCTTCGGAACCCTGGGGCACCTAATCGAGGAGAGCCGCACCTCCTTTGTCAATGCGGTCGCCCGGCTCGAAAGCATTGCGGAGAAGATCGACAGCGGCGCCGGAAGCCTGGGCCGCCTGGTCAATGATCCGACCCTCTATGACGAGCTGACGCTGGCGGTTTCTAACGTCAAGCAGGTGGTGGAGCGGCTGGAAAAAGGCGAGGGGAGTCTCGGCCGATTGCTTAACGACCCGACCCTTTATGATCAGGTGAGCCAGGTGGCTGCCAATCTTCAGGAAGTTTCCAGCCGGCTCAGAGCCGGGGAGGGGAGTCTTGGCAAACTCCTGGTCGAGGATCGGTTCTACAACGACGCCAGTGATGCCTTCGCCAGCATTCGGGATATCAGCGGCAAGATCAGTCGTGGCGAGGGGACTCTTGGCAAACTGGTTAACGAAGAAGATGTCTATCGGGATACCCGGGAGGCGATTGCCCGCATCGCCAGTATTGCCGCCAAGATCGATGAGGGGAGTGGCACCCTCGGTCATCTCGTCAACGATGACGATCTCTACCGGGACGCCAAGACGACCTTGCATAAAGTCGAAAAAGCTGCAGACGGTCTCAGTGATTCCGGAACCGTTTCAGCCCTGGGGACCGTGATTGGCACCCTCTTCTAA
- a CDS encoding VTT domain-containing protein, whose translation MHFREGKNCYRLASSQRIAFLVDGEDYYRAVADACESARQAIYILGWDVDSRTRLRRGKKDVPETLGQFVERLVREHPELHIYILEWDFAMFYSLERETLSWLSLGWMSHERVHFEFDDNHPVGACHHQKIVVIDDLVAFVGGFDLASFRWDTSEHLPNHPERTEQGASYGPVHDVQMLVDGETAKELGRIARHRWDRATGVRLAEPAEQKHDPWPEDISPDHREVRLAILRTEPKHDGRAEVREIEAFYLDAIARAESFIYMENQYLSSHAICEALEKSLRQTEGPEILLVLPRKCPGWLEEETMGALRQGIQKRLLAADRNGRLRVCYPERAGLTTDVIIVHSKLLIVDDTLLTIGSANLSNRSMGFDTECNLALAADGQKAIAETIARFRNRLLAEHLGTERKVVADHLARNGSLLATIQNLGNERRSLKILPTSDDEALLENLRADVMFDPERPGSVDQLFDLFGTGTSQQSDAKAGDIRSKAWRFFAFITSAILLAILWRWSPLKDWLSLDNLLAAADAVRESSMTIPIVLAIYVVGSCLMFPINLLILATALSFGSITGFGLAISGSILGGLASYLMGHWLGRDVVSKLGGERVNRLSRKLARRGWLAVALVRVVPIAPFTIVNMVAGASHISARSFLIGTTIGMCPGILAIMVFEEGLERALRNPHGGTVALAIIALCAAALILWGGKRWLARKNEGQDG comes from the coding sequence TCGACAGCCGGACGCGGCTGCGACGGGGGAAGAAGGACGTTCCGGAGACTCTGGGTCAGTTCGTTGAGCGCCTGGTGCGGGAACATCCCGAGCTTCACATCTATATCCTCGAGTGGGACTTTGCCATGTTTTACTCCCTGGAGCGGGAGACCCTGTCATGGCTGAGTCTGGGCTGGATGAGTCATGAGCGGGTGCATTTCGAGTTCGATGACAATCATCCGGTCGGCGCCTGTCATCACCAGAAGATTGTCGTCATCGACGATCTGGTAGCCTTTGTCGGTGGTTTCGACCTCGCCAGCTTTCGCTGGGATACTTCCGAGCATCTGCCAAACCACCCGGAACGGACGGAACAGGGGGCGAGCTATGGACCGGTACACGACGTCCAGATGCTGGTCGATGGAGAAACGGCCAAGGAACTCGGGAGAATCGCCCGGCACCGCTGGGATCGTGCAACCGGAGTACGGCTCGCCGAACCGGCAGAGCAGAAACACGACCCCTGGCCGGAAGATATCTCACCCGACCACAGGGAGGTGCGCCTCGCCATCCTCAGGACCGAACCGAAACACGATGGTCGGGCCGAAGTTCGTGAGATCGAAGCGTTTTACCTGGACGCAATAGCCCGGGCAGAGTCTTTCATCTACATGGAAAATCAGTACCTCAGTTCCCATGCCATCTGCGAGGCCCTGGAAAAGTCTCTGCGCCAGACAGAAGGGCCGGAGATTCTCCTGGTGCTCCCCCGCAAATGTCCCGGCTGGCTGGAAGAAGAAACCATGGGAGCCCTGCGGCAAGGAATACAAAAGCGCCTGCTTGCCGCCGACCGGAATGGCCGGCTCAGGGTCTGTTATCCGGAGCGGGCCGGCCTGACCACGGATGTCATCATAGTCCACAGCAAGCTCCTGATTGTCGACGACACCCTCCTGACCATCGGCTCCGCAAACCTGAGCAACCGCTCCATGGGCTTTGACACCGAGTGCAATCTGGCGTTGGCGGCCGATGGACAAAAAGCCATCGCCGAGACGATCGCTCGATTTCGCAACCGGCTCCTCGCGGAGCACCTGGGGACGGAGCGGAAGGTTGTTGCTGATCATCTCGCCAGGAACGGTTCTCTACTGGCGACCATTCAAAACCTGGGGAATGAACGACGCTCGCTGAAGATACTGCCAACTTCCGACGACGAGGCACTGCTGGAAAACCTTCGGGCAGACGTTATGTTCGATCCGGAACGCCCCGGCAGTGTCGACCAGCTGTTCGATCTCTTCGGAACCGGGACCTCTCAGCAATCGGACGCGAAAGCCGGTGACATTCGAAGCAAGGCCTGGCGGTTTTTCGCTTTCATCACTAGCGCTATCCTATTGGCGATCCTCTGGCGCTGGTCGCCGCTGAAAGATTGGCTGTCTCTCGATAACCTCCTCGCGGCAGCGGACGCCGTTCGCGAAAGCTCGATGACCATTCCGATCGTGCTTGCCATTTACGTGGTCGGCAGTTGCCTGATGTTTCCGATCAACCTGCTTATCCTTGCCACGGCTCTCAGCTTCGGCTCCATTACAGGTTTTGGCCTCGCGATTTCCGGCAGTATTCTGGGGGGACTGGCGAGCTACCTGATGGGGCACTGGCTGGGACGGGATGTGGTGAGCAAGCTGGGCGGAGAAAGAGTGAACCGGCTCAGCCGCAAGCTAGCCCGGCGGGGCTGGCTGGCCGTCGCTCTGGTTCGTGTCGTGCCGATCGCGCCCTTTACCATCGTCAACATGGTTGCCGGCGCATCGCATATCTCCGCCCGCTCCTTCCTGATCGGCACCACCATTGGCATGTGTCCCGGAATTCTGGCGATCATGGTTTTCGAGGAGGGGCTGGAGCGGGCGCTGCGTAACCCGCACGGCGGGACCGTGGCCCTGGCCATCATCGCCCTCTGCGCTGCGGCTCTGATTCTGTGGGGCGGCAAGCGTTGGCTGGCACGAAAAAACGAGGGGCAGGATGGATGA
- a CDS encoding aminotransferase class I/II-fold pyridoxal phosphate-dependent enzyme produces MNPLAQELNEQIAKQNPYVLEMLSDLGKNLFFPKGILTQSAEAKDKAHKFNATIGIATEKGGPMYLQCIHEKLSAFDPKDIYPYAPPAGKPELRSLWREKMLRENPSMAGKHFSNPVVTNALTHGLSIVGDMFVGTGDHIVLPDMLWGNYNLTFGTCNGGIIKKHPTFTVAGGYDVEAFKAVLKNSAAEKGKAVVLLNFPNNPSGYTPTVAEGDALVAAILEVAQSGSNIVAVTDDAYFGLFYEDCMKESLFGKLANLHPRILAVKLDGATKEEFVWGFRTGFITFADGNQGESAQVLAALEKKTMGIIRAKISNCPHPSQTFVIEALRSTQFLAQKEEKFQVMKGRALKTKQVLDSGKYDSAWSYYPFNSGYFMCLKLKSVDAEQLRVHLLDKYGVGTISIGKTDLRIAFSCIAENDIQELFDIIFQAAKDLA; encoded by the coding sequence ATGAATCCGCTGGCTCAAGAGCTCAACGAACAGATTGCCAAACAGAACCCTTACGTCCTGGAGATGCTTTCGGACCTCGGCAAGAACCTCTTCTTCCCCAAGGGGATTCTGACCCAGTCGGCCGAGGCCAAGGACAAGGCCCACAAGTTCAACGCCACCATCGGCATCGCCACCGAAAAGGGCGGCCCGATGTACCTGCAGTGCATCCACGAAAAACTCTCCGCCTTCGACCCCAAGGATATCTACCCCTACGCGCCGCCGGCCGGGAAACCGGAACTGCGCAGCCTCTGGCGGGAGAAGATGCTGCGCGAGAACCCGAGCATGGCCGGCAAGCACTTCTCCAACCCGGTGGTGACCAACGCCCTGACTCATGGTCTTTCGATCGTCGGCGACATGTTTGTCGGCACCGGTGACCACATCGTCCTCCCCGACATGCTGTGGGGGAACTACAACCTGACCTTCGGCACCTGCAACGGCGGTATCATCAAGAAGCATCCGACCTTCACCGTCGCCGGTGGCTACGACGTCGAGGCTTTCAAGGCGGTGCTGAAAAACAGTGCTGCCGAGAAGGGGAAGGCAGTGGTCCTGCTCAACTTCCCGAACAACCCGAGCGGTTACACGCCGACCGTCGCCGAAGGGGATGCCCTGGTGGCAGCAATCCTCGAAGTTGCGCAAAGCGGCAGTAATATTGTCGCGGTGACCGACGATGCCTACTTCGGCCTCTTCTACGAAGACTGCATGAAGGAATCGCTCTTCGGCAAGCTCGCCAATCTCCATCCGCGGATTCTCGCTGTCAAGCTGGACGGTGCCACCAAGGAGGAGTTCGTCTGGGGTTTCCGTACCGGCTTCATCACTTTCGCCGACGGCAACCAGGGGGAGAGCGCGCAGGTGCTCGCCGCCCTCGAGAAGAAGACCATGGGGATCATCCGCGCCAAGATCTCCAACTGTCCGCACCCCTCGCAGACCTTCGTCATCGAGGCGCTGCGCTCTACCCAGTTCCTGGCCCAGAAGGAAGAAAAATTCCAGGTCATGAAGGGGCGCGCCCTGAAAACGAAGCAGGTTCTCGACAGCGGCAAATACGACAGTGCCTGGAGTTACTACCCCTTCAACTCCGGTTATTTCATGTGTCTGAAGCTGAAGAGCGTCGATGCCGAGCAGTTGCGGGTTCATCTGCTCGACAAGTATGGCGTCGGTACGATCTCCATCGGCAAGACCGACCTGCGTATCGCCTTCTCCTGCATCGCCGAAAACGATATCCAGGAACTTTTCGATATCATCTTCCAGGCGGCCAAAGATCTCGCCTGA
- a CDS encoding endonuclease/exonuclease/phosphatase family protein translates to MDENQLRLATWNIHMGVGLDGQRNLRRTAEVIGQLRPDLIGLQEVDNHIHPAGNDLQVLHALTGMEVVAGPTMQRTTGDYGNALLTRLPVLKVERYDISITRGREPRGLLIVHLDWHGERLQVAVTHLGLRASERRGQVLQLIDCLSAVERAPLILMGDFNEWFIGGRPRRWLQRHFQQIHSPATFPSRWPLFSLDHIFADPPERLLEKRVVKTHLARLASDHLPLTAIYNGPSGFEKDKSY, encoded by the coding sequence ATGGATGAAAATCAGTTGCGACTGGCAACCTGGAACATCCACATGGGGGTTGGGCTGGATGGCCAACGAAACCTGCGGCGGACGGCAGAGGTCATCGGGCAGCTGCGGCCCGATCTAATCGGCCTGCAGGAAGTCGACAACCACATCCACCCGGCCGGGAATGATCTTCAGGTTCTGCATGCCCTGACCGGTATGGAAGTGGTCGCCGGGCCGACCATGCAGCGGACAACCGGGGATTATGGCAATGCATTGTTGACCCGGCTGCCGGTTCTCAAGGTGGAGCGTTACGATATCAGTATCACCAGGGGGCGAGAACCCCGGGGCCTGCTGATTGTTCACCTCGATTGGCACGGTGAAAGGCTACAGGTCGCGGTGACCCACCTTGGCCTGCGTGCCAGCGAGCGCCGTGGGCAGGTACTTCAATTGATTGATTGTTTGTCAGCCGTCGAACGGGCGCCACTGATTCTGATGGGGGATTTCAACGAATGGTTTATTGGGGGGCGGCCGCGGCGTTGGCTGCAACGCCATTTTCAGCAGATTCACTCTCCCGCAACCTTTCCGTCGCGCTGGCCGCTGTTCAGCCTCGACCATATCTTTGCCGATCCGCCGGAGCGCTTGCTGGAAAAACGGGTTGTCAAAACCCACCTGGCGCGACTCGCTTCCGACCACCTCCCCCTGACAGCTATTTATAACGGTCCATCCGGATTCGAAAAAGACAAGTCATACTGA
- a CDS encoding ABC transporter substrate-binding protein: protein MKYSKKLLLLLLALLLLPVIPRPAAAGGKFVAVIITGDLPRYQQAQEAFMKILRAGGLDESKVEVYTQTPNPDPISWANSIRKAVGVNADLIITYGAPASLVAKREARRLPVLFADVYDPVRLGLVKDLAVPGGDISGVSSKTPVETLLRTYVDISKGKRIGALFSPDDPGAVLQVDDLENAATHLGLKVERQGVGKANTLGKSCEDLCSRVDALFVADSALLQMQLPEILAIAAKNKLPVLSQIPGLSDLGGLITLEADPTEQGQLVGVHALQILTGMQKALALPVRTPKKVALVINMKVAKELNLTVPFQALSVATRVVK, encoded by the coding sequence ATGAAATATTCTAAAAAGCTTCTGCTTCTGCTCCTTGCGCTGTTGCTGTTGCCGGTCATCCCGAGACCGGCCGCAGCCGGGGGCAAGTTTGTCGCGGTCATTATTACCGGAGACCTTCCACGCTATCAGCAAGCCCAGGAAGCCTTCATGAAAATCCTGCGGGCTGGCGGCCTGGATGAAAGCAAGGTCGAAGTTTACACCCAAACTCCCAACCCCGACCCGATTTCCTGGGCCAACAGTATCCGCAAGGCCGTTGGTGTCAATGCCGATCTGATTATCACCTATGGCGCCCCGGCCTCCCTGGTTGCCAAGCGCGAAGCGCGCCGGCTACCGGTTCTTTTCGCGGATGTCTACGATCCGGTGCGTCTTGGTCTCGTCAAGGATCTTGCTGTTCCGGGCGGTGATATCAGCGGAGTCAGCAGTAAAACTCCCGTTGAAACCCTGTTGCGAACCTACGTCGATATTTCCAAGGGGAAACGGATCGGTGCCCTCTTCAGTCCCGACGATCCCGGTGCGGTTCTGCAGGTCGATGATCTCGAAAATGCCGCGACGCATCTGGGGCTGAAAGTCGAGCGCCAGGGGGTTGGCAAGGCAAACACGTTGGGGAAAAGCTGTGAGGATCTCTGTTCTCGGGTCGACGCGCTCTTCGTCGCCGATAGCGCCTTGTTGCAGATGCAACTCCCCGAGATTCTCGCTATCGCCGCCAAAAACAAGCTGCCGGTTCTTTCCCAGATACCAGGGCTCAGCGACCTGGGGGGCCTGATCACCCTCGAAGCCGACCCGACGGAACAGGGACAGCTGGTCGGGGTACATGCACTGCAGATTCTGACCGGGATGCAGAAAGCCCTTGCCCTGCCGGTGCGTACCCCGAAGAAGGTTGCACTGGTGATCAACATGAAGGTCGCCAAGGAACTGAATCTCACCGTCCCGTTCCAGGCCCTGAGCGTAGCAACGCGGGTGGTCAAATAA
- a CDS encoding ABC transporter ATP-binding protein, translated as MSRNPEGKRGVSGKGRLFSRLVHSFSGATFVERPLDSPYEASTGVAVRVEHLFKSFSGMPVLRDINLDIQAGETFSIIGPSGTGKSVLLKHLARLLRPDQGAIRISGVDILSGLPPEGVAGYRYSMVFQSSALFNSLTVGENVGLWLREKQVCSEARVRRIIREKLRLVGLAGKEEVPTSELSGGMKKRVAIARSLAMNPDLILYDEPTAELDPVTSDELARVIQNLKQEVNLTTIIVTHDLNFAMYLSDRIAMISGGEIIEVGTPAEIKASQNPVIRNFIYTTTKGIKGED; from the coding sequence ATGTCCAGGAACCCGGAAGGAAAGAGAGGAGTCAGCGGCAAAGGTCGGCTGTTCAGCCGCCTGGTGCACAGTTTCTCCGGGGCAACTTTTGTCGAGCGTCCTCTCGACAGCCCCTACGAGGCCTCGACCGGGGTTGCGGTCAGGGTCGAACATCTGTTCAAGTCCTTTTCCGGGATGCCGGTACTGCGCGATATCAACCTCGACATCCAGGCCGGCGAGACTTTCTCCATCATTGGCCCGTCCGGAACCGGCAAGAGCGTACTGCTCAAGCATCTTGCCCGGCTGCTACGACCCGATCAGGGGGCGATTCGGATCAGCGGGGTCGACATCCTCTCCGGTCTGCCGCCTGAGGGGGTTGCCGGATATCGCTACAGCATGGTTTTCCAGTCCTCGGCTCTCTTCAACTCGCTGACAGTGGGGGAGAATGTCGGCCTCTGGCTACGGGAAAAGCAGGTCTGCAGCGAGGCCCGGGTGCGACGGATCATTCGCGAAAAGCTGCGGCTGGTCGGCCTGGCCGGGAAGGAAGAGGTGCCGACTTCGGAACTCTCCGGCGGCATGAAGAAGCGGGTAGCGATCGCCCGCTCCCTGGCGATGAACCCGGACCTGATTCTCTACGATGAGCCGACGGCCGAACTCGACCCTGTCACCTCCGACGAACTGGCGCGGGTGATTCAAAACCTGAAGCAGGAAGTCAACCTGACCACCATTATCGTCACCCACGATCTGAACTTTGCCATGTATCTCTCGGACCGCATCGCCATGATCAGCGGCGGTGAAATCATCGAGGTCGGCACGCCCGCTGAAATCAAGGCGAGCCAGAATCCGGTGATTCGCAACTTTATCTACACCACCACCAAGGGGATCAAGGGGGAGGATTGA
- the ltrA gene encoding group II intron reverse transcriptase/maturase — MTTRAAEVPVEIPGAVPEGSGRKPPEHGSGASNVTATRDPSWTKAERGLMEDVVSRPNMMAALERVEANKGAPGIDEMTTGELRGFLKEKWPTIREELLNGTYRPQPVRKVEIEKPDGGVRTLGIPTVCDRLIQQALHQVLTPLFDPDFSDSSYGYRPGRSAWQAVRAARRHVADGKRWVVDIDLEKFFDRVNHDILMSRVARKVEDKRVLLLIRRYLQAGVLEGGLVSQRVEGTPQGGPLSPLLSNILLDAFDKELERRGHAFCRYADDCNIYVQTRRSGQRVMASLTRFLEERLALKVNVAKSAVDRPWKRVFLGYSMTFHKKPRLKVAESRVKRFKAGLRKVCRRGRGRSLAQVIKEITPKLRGWASYFRLAEVKGIFEELDKWLRRKLRCILWRQWKRPYTRAKRLMQRGLPEARAWKSATNGRGPWWNSGASHMNEAYPTSFFRYLGLIRLTDQHRRFQSAL; from the coding sequence ATGACGACAAGAGCAGCAGAAGTCCCGGTCGAGATACCGGGAGCCGTCCCGGAGGGCAGCGGCCGGAAGCCGCCAGAGCATGGGAGCGGTGCGTCAAACGTCACGGCAACGAGAGACCCTTCCTGGACGAAAGCGGAACGGGGGCTGATGGAAGACGTCGTCAGCCGCCCGAACATGATGGCGGCCCTTGAACGAGTGGAAGCCAACAAGGGCGCCCCCGGCATCGACGAGATGACGACGGGCGAGCTACGCGGCTTTCTCAAGGAGAAGTGGCCGACCATCAGGGAAGAGTTGCTGAATGGGACGTATCGCCCCCAGCCGGTGCGGAAGGTGGAAATCGAGAAGCCCGACGGGGGCGTGCGCACCCTGGGAATCCCCACGGTGTGCGATCGGCTCATTCAGCAGGCGCTGCATCAGGTGCTGACGCCGCTATTCGATCCGGACTTCTCCGACAGCTCCTACGGGTATCGTCCCGGACGGAGTGCCTGGCAGGCGGTTAGAGCCGCCCGTCGGCATGTGGCCGACGGCAAGCGCTGGGTGGTCGATATCGACCTGGAGAAGTTCTTCGACCGGGTGAACCACGACATCCTCATGTCGCGGGTCGCCCGTAAGGTCGAAGACAAGCGGGTATTGCTGCTCATCCGGCGGTACCTGCAAGCCGGAGTGCTCGAAGGCGGGCTTGTGTCGCAGAGGGTGGAAGGGACGCCGCAGGGTGGTCCCCTCTCACCTCTTCTGTCGAACATCCTGCTCGACGCGTTCGACAAGGAACTGGAGAGGCGCGGTCACGCCTTCTGCCGCTACGCCGACGACTGCAACATTTACGTGCAGACCAGGCGCAGCGGCCAAAGGGTCATGGCCAGTCTCACCCGGTTCCTGGAGGAGCGGCTGGCACTCAAGGTCAACGTCGCCAAAAGCGCCGTCGACCGTCCTTGGAAAAGGGTCTTTCTGGGTTACAGCATGACCTTTCACAAGAAACCCCGCCTCAAAGTGGCGGAGTCGAGAGTGAAGCGGTTCAAGGCCGGACTCAGGAAGGTCTGCCGACGGGGCAGGGGACGCAGTCTCGCTCAGGTCATCAAAGAAATCACCCCGAAGCTACGGGGGTGGGCCTCTTACTTCCGCCTGGCGGAGGTCAAAGGCATCTTCGAAGAACTGGACAAATGGCTGCGGCGGAAGCTGCGCTGCATTCTATGGCGACAGTGGAAGCGCCCCTATACCCGGGCCAAGAGGTTGATGCAGCGGGGATTGCCGGAAGCCCGGGCGTGGAAATCGGCCACGAACGGGCGAGGCCCCTGGTGGAACTCAGGGGCCTCGCACATGAATGAAGCGTATCCGACATCCTTCTTTCGCTACTTGGGGCTGATCCGCTTGACCGATCAGCACCGCCGCTTTCAGAGCGCCTTGTGA
- a CDS encoding DmsE family decaheme c-type cytochrome, with the protein MRSLPLLCGILLLLTASACSDLATLRSDQPLLPVRDYERMIVGRLDADYIGNDQCLVKCHKHDTIAKNFQASIHGEQIEAGSGLPLVNCESCHGPGSLAVAHIDEKQKCDFDTLLKIKELPAQAQSLICLKCHSASSTPVLHYWNAGNHANSDVSCFACHKLHQGPQQKVSRHDVAELCYNCHQAVRSQFSNVSHHPVPEHKIGCTDCHNPHGTAGEHNLLGATIREMCTRCHMEYQGPFVYEHADVTEDCTNCHNPHGTPNNNLLRVAQPFLCMQCHAGHQEKNHPTLVDAPAGSSFKPAFYSRCTDCHSAIHGTDIPSGKGKGSFIAR; encoded by the coding sequence TTGCGCTCCCTCCCTCTATTGTGCGGTATCCTTCTTCTACTGACGGCTTCAGCCTGCAGTGATCTCGCCACCCTGCGCAGCGATCAACCGTTGCTCCCGGTCCGCGACTACGAGCGCATGATCGTCGGGCGCCTTGATGCCGACTATATCGGCAACGACCAGTGTCTGGTGAAATGCCACAAACACGACACCATCGCCAAAAATTTCCAGGCCTCCATTCACGGCGAGCAGATCGAGGCCGGGTCCGGCCTCCCCCTGGTCAACTGTGAGTCCTGCCACGGCCCGGGTAGTCTTGCCGTCGCTCATATCGATGAGAAGCAAAAGTGCGATTTTGACACCCTGCTGAAAATCAAGGAATTACCTGCCCAGGCGCAGTCGCTGATCTGCCTTAAATGCCACTCGGCCTCATCCACCCCGGTTTTGCACTACTGGAACGCCGGCAACCATGCCAACAGCGATGTTTCCTGTTTTGCCTGTCACAAACTGCACCAGGGACCGCAACAAAAGGTCAGCCGTCATGACGTCGCCGAACTCTGTTACAACTGCCATCAGGCGGTGCGGAGTCAGTTCAGCAATGTCTCTCACCATCCGGTTCCCGAGCATAAAATAGGTTGTACCGACTGCCATAATCCGCACGGTACAGCAGGTGAGCATAATCTGCTTGGGGCGACCATCCGCGAGATGTGCACGCGATGCCATATGGAATATCAGGGCCCTTTCGTTTACGAACATGCGGACGTGACGGAGGATTGTACCAACTGCCACAATCCGCACGGAACTCCGAACAATAACCTGTTGCGGGTCGCGCAGCCCTTCCTTTGCATGCAATGCCACGCCGGTCATCAGGAGAAAAACCACCCGACGCTGGTTGATGCTCCGGCCGGGAGCAGTTTCAAGCCGGCTTTCTACAGCCGCTGCACCGATTGCCATTCAGCCATTCACGGTACGGACATTCCTTCCGGAAAAGGGAAGGGGAGTTTCATCGCCCGCTGA